Below is a window of Corynebacterium kalinowskii DNA.
CACCATCGCAGCGCTGCCCACGACTGCACACACATAGAGGGTCAGCACCAGCTGGGTGAGTCGACGATGGAATCTCAGCATCGGTGCCTACCAGGCCACGGCTTGCTGGATAGCAGCGTGCACATCACGCCTGGTAGAACGGTCAGTCACGGCCTCAATGACGCGGAATTCGGGAGGGCCGTCGATGGCGTCGACAAGCTGCGTGACGAGGTCGGCGAGGTTGTCCGCGCGCGAGTAAGACACTGCGTAACCGGCGCAGAGATCTTCGATGTTCGCGTCGTGCGGGGTGCCGAAGACGCGCTCGAATCGATCACGGTATTCCTCAGCGCCCTGCTCGAGGGTTTCGAAGATGCCGCAGCCGTTGTCGTTGGCGACGACGATGGTGAGGTTTTCTGGGCGAGGTTCGTCAAGCCCGATGAGCAGGCCGCCAATGTCATGGAGGAAGGTGACGTCTCCCAGCAGCGCCACAGTGCGGGGTGCGCGAATCTCGGTGGGGTGCTGGGATTGGATGGCCAGGGCGACGCCGATCGCTTGGCTCACCGTTCCGTCGATGCCAGCGGCACCGCGCGGGGCGTAGGCGCTGACGCCGTCGAATGGCATTCCGATCCAGGAGAGATCACGGATCGGATTGGAAGCTCCGATGACGACGGTATCTCCCGTGCCCAAGGTGTCCGCAACAGCAGCTGCGACATGCAGGCCGGTGAATTCCTGGGCCTTATCCAAGCCTTCTCGCACAGCATCGGCCGCCAGCTCCGAGGCTGCGGACGCGATTTTGAGCCACTGCCCCGTCGGCTCGCCAGTCACCCGCACGCTCGAGGCAACCCGGCGCGCGACCCCGGTTGGGTCGTGGTAATCCGCAGTCCGGGTCAGGACCGTGATATCGATGCTCGCATCCTGGGCCAGGGCGAGGACGTCGCGGTGCAGGGTCGGGTGGCCGACAATAACGAGCTGTTCGGGTTTTGTCTCCACGACGTATCCCTCACCAGAGACCTGGGTTTTGCGAAATACCGCTGCGGCCAGCGGGTGGATCGGATGGTGTGGCGCGGGCGCGGTGGGCTCGGCAATCGTGGGAACATCTTCCAAACCAGGCACTTCCCAGGCGCCATCGCCTGCGATGACCAGGGTGTTCTTGGACAGGTCTACGTCGGCCACGCCCCAGTCGGTGCGCTGCAGCTTGATGTCACGATGTTGCGAGTCCACGTCGCTGGACTCGCCCACCAGCGGATTCCGGAACGCCACGTTGACATGCGATTGTGAGTACGCCAAGGCGCGGCGCACAGTGGACGCTGCAACATCTGGGCGGGTTCCCACATCGATGCCGAAGGTGGTGGCGTACGGCTCGAACAAACCAAACTGCTCAATGGTCTGGCTTGCCCCGGTGCCCACAAAGTGACGTGGCCGGTCCGCCGACAGGATCATCAGGGGGACACCGGATAGCCGGGCCTCAATAACGGCGGGGAGCGTGTTGGCCACAGCGGTCCCGGAGGTCATCACCACGGGCACCGGCCGGCGCTGCACGCGCGCGATTCCCAGGGCTAAGAAAGCGGCGCTGCGCTCGTCGATACGCATGTGTAGGCGCAAGTCAGAGCGAGCAAGCTCCATGAGGAGCGGGGCGTTACGCGAACCCGGGCACCCAACAACGTCGGTCACGCCGGCAGCTACGAGTTCGGCAACGATGGCGGAAGCAACATCCACAGCAGTCATGGCACCCCAGCTTAGTGGGTGCGGCGGGCAAGCTCCTCATGCGTGGCTCGCAGCCGGTCGATCCACCACTGCGTCGTGGCGGCATCTGCCTTCAGTTCGGCAAGTCGCGCCGGATCCGGAGTAACCGGAGCTGCCGACAGGAACCCCTCGACGAGAGCTCGCGGCTCTGCGACGTCTGCCAGGAACAAGCTGCCCGTGCCGAGACCCGCAGGGGCGGGAGGGACGTCGAGAAGCTCGTCGTCATCGTGCGTGGGTAGCGCGGCGACCGCGGCAATCCCGGCGTTCAAACCCACCGCGGTGTCCAGCGCGCTCGAGACCGTCACGTCCATGCCATGGGAGCGCAGGTGCTTGGCGACGGCCAGCAGCCTACGGACACCGCCTAGCGGCGCCGCCTTAACGACGCCCACATCCGCGGCCCTCATCTCCACCACCCGATACGGGTCCTCCGCCTTCCGGATGGACTCATCAGCGGCAACGCGCTGGAAGATACCCTGGCGTTGCAGGCGTGTCCGGAGTTCCTTCAGTTCCTCGAGGGTGGCGCACGGTTGTTCTAGGTAGTCGAGCGGGCCGAAGGTCTTGGCGGCTTCCTCTGCTTGGTCGATCGTCCACCCCATGTTGGCGTCGATGCGGATCTTCACGCCCGGGCGGGCCACGCGAACGGCTTCCACTCGTGTACGGTCTTGTGCCAGGGTGTGGCCTTTTTCGGCCACCTTTACCTTCACTGTCATGCAGCCTGGATAGCGTTCCAGCAGCTCCGGCACGCGTTCCGGCCGAATGGCCGGAATGGTTCCGTTGACCTCTACTTTGTCTCGCTGCAGCTCGGGCGGGCCTTGGTAGGCCATTTCCAGGCCGCAGGCCAACCAGTTAGCGGCTTCAGCAGCGCCATATTCTTTGAAGGGGCTGAATTCGCCCCAGCCCGCAGGCCCCTCGATGAGCAGGGCTTCCCTGGTGGTGATGCCCCGGAAGGGCACCCGCATGGGAAGTGCCACCACATGAGAGCGCTCAATGAGTTCGTCCAGGCTGGGGAGCATTTAGGTGGCCTTCTTTAGGTATGTCGCGGTGGTTGTGTCTGTGTTCACCATATCCTTTGGTGCGCCTTCGAAGACGATGCGACCACCATCGTGGCCAGCGCTCGGGCCAATATCAATGATGTGGTCTGCCGCTGCCATGACGGCCAGGTTGTGCTCGATGGCGATGACGGTTCGGCCGTCGTCCACCAAGTCGTGCATCATATTGATGAGCGTTTGAGTGTCTGCGAGGTGCAGGCCAGAGGTGGGCTCGTCCAAGACGATGATTGGAGCCTTTTCCGTCATCCGAGCTGCGAGTTTGAGTCGTTGACGTTCTCCACCAGACAGGGTTGTCAATGGTTGACCGAGCTTAATGTAGGGCAGACCCACATTTATGAGGCGCTTCAAGACCTTGTTGATCTCACCGGTCTTAAATACCTTCACCGCCTGACCGACGGACATGTCGAGCACTTCGGAAATGTCCTTGCCCTCCACCTTGTATTGCAGCACCTCATCCTTGAAGCGCTTGCCACCACACTCCTCACAGGTGGTGGCCACTCCCGCCGTGAAACTGAGGTCCACGTAGACAACGCCGAGCCCCTTACACGTCGGGCACGCACCGTCGGAATTGGAAGAAAACAGGGCAGGCTTCACCCCGTTTTCCTTGGCAAACTTACTGCGGATCTTATCCAGGATACCCGTGTAGGTGGCCGGATTGGACCGGCGAGAACCACGGATCGCGGTTTGGTCAACCACGAGGACATCATCACGATCTTCCAGGGCCGCCGCCACCAGTGATGACTTGCCCGATCCAGCTACACCTGTCACTGTGGTGAGTACGCCCAGCGGGAATGTCACAGTGACATCGCAAACATTGTTGCGGCTGACGCCTTCGATGGTGAGCTCGCCGGTTGGGGTGCGCGGTTCACGCAGCTCCAACTTGGTGTGCAGATACTTCGCGGTCAGTGAGTCCTCGCCCTTCAATTCCTCCGGGGTACCCATGAATACGACCTCGCCACCGTCACTGCCAGAACCGGGCCCGATGTCGATGATGTTGTCGGCAGCCAGAATGACTTCTGGCTTGTGTTCGACTACCAGAACGGTGTTGCCTTTGTCGCGAATGTCATGGAGCAGCGAATTCATCCGCGCGATGTCGTGGGGATGCAGACCAATGGTGGGCTCGTCGAAGACATAGGTGACGTCGGACAGCGGACTGCCCAGGTGTCGGATCATCTTCACGCGCTGCGCCTCGCCGCCAGAAAGTGTGCCTGCCTCGCGGTCGAGGGAGAGATACCCGAGTCCGATATCCACCATGGAGGTCAGAATGCCGAGCAGATTGTCCCGCGCGGGCCCCACATCAGCCCCGAGCTTTTCGACGAACCCCACCAAGTCACCCACCTGCATGGAAGCTAGCTCGCCGATCGTTTTGCCGTTGACGGTTGCGGTACGTGCAGCTTCTTTCAAACGGGCACCCTGACAGTCCGGACACGTGCTGGTGGTGGCAATGTCAGCAACGAAATTCACAATCTGCTTCGCCTTCGGCGGCTCCGCCCGGTCGATCCAGAGTCGTCGCACGCGAGTGATCAAACCTTCGTACGAGGTGTTCTTGCCGTCCACCTTGATCTTTTGGGGCTCCGCGTACATGAGCATGTCGCGGTCCTGCTTGGAAAAGTCCTTGATGGGCTTGCCTAGGTCGAAGAGACCGGTTTCACCGTAGGTCTTCCAGTACCACTCCCCCACGTTGTGGCCCGGCGCAGTGATCGCACCGTCATTCAGAGACTTGGTTTCATCGATGATCTTCTTCTCGTTCAGCGTGGCTGCCTGGCCGGAACCTTCACAAGTTGGGCACCACCCGTCGGGAAGATTGAATGAAAAGGCGCTGGAGGTGCCCACATGAGGCTCGCTCAGTCGGGAGAACAGCAAGCGCAAGATGGCATGGGCATCAGTAGCCGTGCCGACGGTGGAGCGGGAGTTAGCCCCCATCCGCTCTTGATCAATAATGATCGCCGGACTGAGGTTTTCTAAAGATTCCACCTCAGGACGAGGAAGGGTGGGCATGAAACCTTGAATGAAGGTGGAGTAAGTCTCGTCGATCAACCTGCGCGATTCCGCAGCGACAGTTCCGAAAACCAAGCTCGATTTGCCGGATCCGGACACACCTGTAAACACGTTGAGACGCCGTTTGGGGATGTCAAGATCCACGTTTTTCAGGTTGTTTACTCGCGCGCCACGAACTTTGATGATGTCGTGGGTATCCGCAGGGTGCTGTGTCATGTCATCAAGTTTAGGGGTGAAACCCTCAAGTGCGCCTTTACGCCCCAAAGTTGGGAGCCCCAAGCGACAAACGTTGAACAATAGCCAGAATCAATAACTTAAATTCCAGTAAGTAAACCATAAGAGGAATGACACTTATGGAATTTCCTATTCTCCATCAATGTGCGCGTGACCCCGCGGTCATAATTGTTATGGGCATCACGGCAACGCCTAGGGGGAAGGAAGATGCCACCGAAAGAAAAGGTTGCCAGCTCTACCGGCGGTGGGCGAGCTACGGGGAAGCTTAGGGGGCGTCCCTGCAGGTAGGAGCACAGACGGCCGCGGAAGCCTCCAGGGGGTGATGAGGCTTCCGCGGCGAGGGACGGGGAGGGCCCTAGAGTGGAACACATGAATCCTTTTAAACCAGAATTGTGGCAGCCGGTCCCCGGCTTCGAAGACCTCACCGACATCACCTACCACCGCCTCATTGGGGAAACCCGAGCCGATGGCATCGTGCGCATCGCCTTCGATCGCCCTGAAGTACGCAACGCGTTCCGCCCGCATACGGTAGACGAACTCTATCGAACACTCGATCACGCGCGCCGCACCCCAGACGTGGGCACTGTGCTACTCACCGGCAACGGTCCATCCGAGAAAGACGGCGGCTGGGCATTCTGCTCGGGCGGCGACCAGCGTATCCGTGGCCGTTCAGGTTACCGATATGCAGACGGCGAGACTGCAGAAACCGTCGACACTGCCCGTGAAAAGGTGGAAGGCGGACGCCTGCACATCCTGGAGGTCCAGCGCCTCATCCGCACCATGCCGAAGGTCGTCATCGCCGTAGTGAACGGTTGGGCTGCCGGCGGCGGACACTCACTGCACGTGGTCTGCGACCTCACCATCGCATCCCGCGAGTACGCCAAGTTCAAGCAAACTGATGCCGATGTCGGATCCTTCGACGCCGGCTATGGCTCCGCTTACCTGGCGAAGATGGTGGGCCAAAAGTTTGCCCGCGAGATCTTTTTCCTCGGTCGCACCTACGACGCGGAGACCATGCAGCGCATGGGCGCGGTGAACATCGTCGCCGACCACGCAGACCTAGAAGATGAAGCGATCCAGGTTGGCCGCGAGATCAACGGCAAGTCCCCAACCGCCCAGCGCATGCTCAAGTTCGCCTTCAACCTGACCGACGACGGCCTCATGGGCCAGCAAGTGTTCGCAGGTGAAGCCACCCGCTTGGCTTACATGACCGATGAGGCCGTAGAAGGCAAGAACAGCTTCCTGGAAAAGCGCGACCCAGACTGGTCCGAATTCCCGTATTACTACTAGCCCTTCCCGACCAGGTCGCGCGGGATCTGGTCGGCGGGCTCGATCTGCTCGAGTTCGAGGTGCCCGTCGTCGATAAGCTCCTGCGTGACCTCGCTGGCGATGGACTCCTCAAGCTGAGTGTCCGATGCCGGGGAAGCCGCCACCTCTGCCCGCAGTTTGCGCTCGTGACGCTTGGTGAACACGGCCCTAGGGTGCAACTTGCGCACGAGCAGCTCGCGAATGGTCTCGCGGCGTTCGATTTCGGCGGTGATGCGCGAACGACCGCGGGCGTATGCGCTGAGCAATGCGACGATCAGAATCAGCCCGACATAGCCGAGCAGCGGATACAGCACAGACACCAGTGCCTTGAATCCGACGAAGCTGAGGACGAATCCAACCAGGCACATCGCCACGTACACGGTGCGGAAGCGCGCGGGCTTGTCGACGGTCATTCGGCGCGACATCGAGTAGAACATACCGATCGCGGTGTTGTAGATCATCATGAAAATGACCACTGCCATCAAGTTTCCGAGCACAGGATTAGCCTCATTCACCAGTGCAAGAGTCGGCATGTCTTGCTCTCCCACTACCGGCAGTGCCACCCACAGAGAAACGACCAGGCCCACCAGTAGGAATCCGAAAAGGATGCCGCCGATCAGTCCGCCCCAACCGGCGGCGCGGGTGTCGTGGTGCGAACCGCCGATCACGATACTCATCGATGCCGCAACGATCACATTGAATCCCAGGTAGTTCAGGCTGGAGATCCACCAGTTCGGCAGGCCGGTCTGCACTTGCTCAGCGTATGGCTGAAGGTTGCCAAGGTCCGAGGGCGCCTGGCGAACCGCGATGACCATCGCCATGATGAGGAACACAGCAATCACTGGGGTGGCCGCGCCGATCACTGTGCTGACCTTATCTATGTCGAGGAAACCCGTGGCGATCACGAGGACCAGCATGATGAGCGCACCGATCCATGTCGGCAAGCCGAACTGCTGCTCCAAGTTGGCACCAGCACCCGCAAACATGACAAAACCAACGGCAAACAACGTTGCCATGATGCCGTAGTCAATGACCCGGGCAACGATCGGATGAGAGACCTTGTTGAACACAGCGGTGTGCTCGTTGGCCAGGAAGTACGACCCGAATCGAAGCACAATCATGCCGGTAATACCAAAGGTAATGCCAGTCAGAGCAGCGCCCAAGATTCCCCACGGACCAAAAGCGACAAAGAACTGCAGAGCCTCCTGGCCCGAAGCGAAACCGGCGCCGACCACGACGCCGACAAATGCCATAGCAATATTTATGGACTTTTTTAACACAACGAATCCTTTGCTTGTAAGTAAGTCCAGATTAAGCTATTCATAAGTTTTGCTTTGTAACGATTTGGTCGCGCACCTGGGCTTTCCTACGACATAGAAAGGAATACCATGGGCTGCAAACCTGCGATCCGTATGCACTTATAGGTTAATTTCGGAACTGTTATCAAATAGTGACCGACAATTCGGGGCACACTACACTGGTAAGCCGTGAGCAACCTGATTCTCGAACCACTCGTCGTACCCTCCGGCGACCCCGTCAGCATTCTCGACGACCTCGAGGCAGCCATCTCTGGCACCCGATCGCTACTCCCGCTGCCTGAAAAGGATCAGTCCCGGGCGGCCACCCTTCGGGCGTCGCAAAGCGTGGGTGAACCGTGCGACGCCGCACTGGTCATGGCAACCTCCGGCAGCACCGGTACACCCAAAGGCGCGCTCCTCACTCCCGTCAACCTCGTCAGTTCCGCGGATGCCACGCACCAATTCCTCGGCGGGCCTGGCCAATGGCACCTCGCGCTGCCCGCGCACCACATTGCCGGAATCCAGGTGCTGGTGCGCAGCCTCCTCGCGGGAATCGACCCGACCTTCCAGGACGTGAGCGGCGGATTTTCCGTGGCCGACTTCGCCACTGCCGCCACGGAGCTCGCCACCACCGGCGACCGCACCTACACCTCCCTGGTGCCCAACCAGCTGATCAAGGCGATGGAAACCCTCCAAGGCATCGAAGCACTGCGGCTTTTCGACGCCATCCTCGTCGGTGGCGCGCCCCTGACGCGAGACACCCTACGGGCCGCGCGTGAACTTGGGATCAACGTAGTCACTACTTATGGTTCCTCCGAAACCGCTGGTGGTTGCGTCTACAACGGTCGGGCGATCCCCGGCGCGCGCGTGCGGGTTGTTGGCGAGCGGATCCACCTCGGCGGGCCGATGATTGCAGCTGGATATCGCAATATGCCTGATCATGAGGCGTTTGCCGAGCCTGGTTGGTTTGCCACCTCCGACGCGGGATCGTTGACCGATGGGGTCTTGCAGGTGAGGGGTCGGCTCGACAACGTGATCATCACTGGCGGGCTTAAAATCCAGCCCGAAGTGGTCGAACAAGCGCTGCTGAATGTTTCCGGTGTGACGGGCGCATGCGTGGTCGGTGTTTCCGATCCTCGCCTGGGGCAGCGCATCGTCGCAGCATATACGGGGTCAGTTTCACCAGGCGAGGTCGTTGAAGGACTCGACGACCTCGCGCGTTGGCAACTGCCGAAGGAACTGCGGCACGTGGAGGCGCTGCCACTCACTGGACCAGGGAAAGTGGACCGGGTGAAGGTCTCGAAGCTATTTCAGTAGAGGGGTGCGGGCTCCCTCGGTAGCTTTTTTACATTGCTGGAAACTTTTCAACCAAAAGCACCACTGCTATCTGGGGTTTTGCTTGAAATCCCGGTAGCTCCGGACGCCGCTAGTCCTCAACTCGGGAGGACTCGAGCAACAGCTGCAGATCCTCTTCCGTATACACCTTGCGGATCTGCTCGTCGTTGCCACCCATCAGGGTATTGCCCACAACGAGGGCGCCGACCTGCGTCGATGGGATGACGGCGAAGTGGCGCGGCTGCGAGTACACCTGACGAATCGGATGCTGGGAACGTAGCGCACAGGCATGGAGCCACACGTCATCGGCGCGTGGGGTGAGCTGCATAAAGATGTCGCCTTGGGAGACCACGTACTCGATGAATCCGGGTGGATACAGCACACCCGAGACACCGGTGGCGAAGTGCAAATAGGAAGCTTGGCAGGTGTCGGCGGCGGTCCATTTGGCGTAGGAGAGCATTTTGCCGTCGCGAAGCTCGATTCGGTGCGCGCGGTATGCGATGACGACATCGCTACGCAGATCGCCGATAAACAGCAGGTTCTGGAGGAACCACTCGGGGTAGATCATGTCATCATCGATGGTGGCGACACGCTTGCTGGTGCCCGCGAGCTCGCGGAATTGACCCCAGTATTTCGTGTGCGGGCCGTAGCGGCCATCGGAGCAGCGCACTTGCAGGCCGCGCTTGATGAGGCGTTTGAGGGTGTCCGGGTACTCGGAGTTGAAGTCGGGCTCGTCGAGCCACAGCACGATCGGCGCCTTCACGTAGCCACGCGCGATGGACTCGAGGGTCAGGTACACCTTGGTCAGGCGACGGCCATGCGTGGTCAGCGAGATGATCACATCGCCGTCAGCGGGGATACCCGTGCGGGAGACCCGGTTGGCGATCCACAGCGGAATAATGCGAAAGCAGGTGAGAAAGAAGCTGGCGATCTGCCCGAGGACATACCCGATCCACATCATCGCTAACGTTCACTCTCGCTTCCATAGGTTTTAGGGATTTCTACACACACTACCGCCCCTGTGAGCGAGGCGTGAGGCCAGAGTGCACAATAGTAGCTATGTCTCAAGCTACTGTCGCTGATTGGTGGGAAGCAGCCCGCCCCCACACCTGGGCAAATGCCTTCGCTCCCGTTATTGCTGGTTCCGGCGTTGCCGCGTTCCATTCGGGCTTCAGTTGGTGGCGTGCTCTCCTGGCAGCCGGAGTGGCATGGGCGCTGATCATCGGCGTGAACTACGCCAACGATTACTCTGACGGCGTCAAAGGCACCGACGCCGATCGTACCGGCCCGCTGCGTTTGACTGGCTCCGGGCTCGCGGCACCTGCGGCTGTGAAGCGCGCGGCGTTCATTGCCTTCGGGGTTGCTGGAGTATTCGGCATCGCCCTGTCTTTGGCCTCTTACTGGTGGCTGATCCTGGTCGGCATCGTCTGCATCCTGGCCGCCTGGTTCTACACCGGCGGATCAAACCCCTATGGCTACCGTGGGCTCGGCGAAGTCGCTGTCTTCACCTTCTTTGGCTTGGTCGCGGTGTGCGGCACGGAGCTGACCCAAACCGGCAGGTTTTCCTGGGCGGGCTTTGCGACGGCCGTCGCTGTCGGGTCCGTCTCCGCTGCCGTCAACTTGGCGAATAATCTCCGCGACATTCCCTCAGATACTGAGGCTGGGAAGATCACACTGGCAGTGCGGTTGGGCGACTCTGGGACCCGCACGTTGTGGCTGCTTTTGACGAGCGTGCCGCTCGTCGTGTCTGTCTTGCTGGCCTTTTTCTGCACGCCATGGGCGTTGCTGGGATTGTTGGCAGTCGTGTTGCTGCTCCCCGCTTCCCGACCAATCACCTCGGGCGCTGTCGGACCTGCGTTGATCCCCGTCCTGGGTCTTACCGGTCGGGCGATGCTGGCGTGGGCGGTGCTTACTGCTGGCGCGCTAGCGTTCGGCTAGTTCCTTCTTTACCCATTCCTTGTGAGCCTTGCGCTGAGCATCCCATTCGGCCAGCTCTTCGTTCACCTTCAGTCGCAGTCCCTTGAACAGGAACATCGATAGCGGGAACGCGACCAACAGTGCCAGAAGCGAGGAAATGAGCAGGGGAACTGGCGCTCCGATGAGGATTGCAGCAGACTGAATAATAATGGTGAGCACGACAAAGATAGCGAGTCGCGCAAGCCCGTAAAGTGCGATGTCTCGCCACGCCCTGTTTCGCAGGGACTTATCGAGGATCGGTTCTTGATTCACAACCTTGACCATACTAGAGGCACACGAGGGAGTTATCCGATGGGACGACTGTTACTACTTCTGCTGATCATCGCGGCGATCGTCCTGCTGTGGAAGGCATTCGCCCCACAATCGCTTGGCGGAGCTCCGCGCCCTCAGCGCCAGCAGCCACCGATGATCAAGGGGCCTGACGACGACGAAGACTTTCTTTGGCAACTGGAAAAGGAACGGTTTAAGAAACGGCGCGAAGAGGAGCGTCGAAAAGAGCAGGAATAGCAGCATTGCGTCGCCACTTGACGCACGGCGTATTATCGAATTATGACTTCACTGGCACCTACTACTAGTCCACTCGACGTGGCCCAAAACCCCGGCCCTTGGCGACCAGTGTCAGACAACCCCGACTTCGACCACATCGTCGGCGTGTTCAAAGCACTTGCTGACCCAACCCGCCTGCGCCTGCTCCACCTCGTGGCACAAAAGGGTTGCGAGGATGTCTGCGGACTCGAACTCGCTGAAGCTCTGGGCGTTTCTGCGCCAACCGTCACGCACCACATGAAGAAGCTCATCGCGATGAACCTGGTCAAGCGCGAGCAGCGTGGCAAGTGGGCCTACTACTCCGTCAACGAGCGGCTGTTTACCTGCATCGAGACGCTCGCGTCCGACATTATTAAGTAGGGGCAGGCCTAGCCCCGCCGAAGCACCTGCAACAGATATTCCCCGTACCCGGACGCTTTGAGTTCTTCGGCGCGCTGCGCGAGATCGTCGGCGCTGATGTACCCCATCCGCCAAGCGACTTCTTCCGGGGAACCGATCTTTAGACCCTGACGCTGCTCGATCGTGCGGACGTAGTCGCCGGCGGCCATGAGGGTGTCGATGGTAC
It encodes the following:
- the menD gene encoding 2-succinyl-5-enolpyruvyl-6-hydroxy-3-cyclohexene-1-carboxylic-acid synthase — translated: MTAVDVASAIVAELVAAGVTDVVGCPGSRNAPLLMELARSDLRLHMRIDERSAAFLALGIARVQRRPVPVVMTSGTAVANTLPAVIEARLSGVPLMILSADRPRHFVGTGASQTIEQFGLFEPYATTFGIDVGTRPDVAASTVRRALAYSQSHVNVAFRNPLVGESSDVDSQHRDIKLQRTDWGVADVDLSKNTLVIAGDGAWEVPGLEDVPTIAEPTAPAPHHPIHPLAAAVFRKTQVSGEGYVVETKPEQLVIVGHPTLHRDVLALAQDASIDITVLTRTADYHDPTGVARRVASSVRVTGEPTGQWLKIASAASELAADAVREGLDKAQEFTGLHVAAAVADTLGTGDTVVIGASNPIRDLSWIGMPFDGVSAYAPRGAAGIDGTVSQAIGVALAIQSQHPTEIRAPRTVALLGDVTFLHDIGGLLIGLDEPRPENLTIVVANDNGCGIFETLEQGAEEYRDRFERVFGTPHDANIEDLCAGYAVSYSRADNLADLVTQLVDAIDGPPEFRVIEAVTDRSTRRDVHAAIQQAVAW
- a CDS encoding o-succinylbenzoate synthase, with product MLPSLDELIERSHVVALPMRVPFRGITTREALLIEGPAGWGEFSPFKEYGAAEAANWLACGLEMAYQGPPELQRDKVEVNGTIPAIRPERVPELLERYPGCMTVKVKVAEKGHTLAQDRTRVEAVRVARPGVKIRIDANMGWTIDQAEEAAKTFGPLDYLEQPCATLEELKELRTRLQRQGIFQRVAADESIRKAEDPYRVVEMRAADVGVVKAAPLGGVRRLLAVAKHLRSHGMDVTVSSALDTAVGLNAGIAAVAALPTHDDDELLDVPPAPAGLGTGSLFLADVAEPRALVEGFLSAAPVTPDPARLAELKADAATTQWWIDRLRATHEELARRTH
- a CDS encoding ATP-binding cassette domain-containing protein, translated to MTQHPADTHDIIKVRGARVNNLKNVDLDIPKRRLNVFTGVSGSGKSSLVFGTVAAESRRLIDETYSTFIQGFMPTLPRPEVESLENLSPAIIIDQERMGANSRSTVGTATDAHAILRLLFSRLSEPHVGTSSAFSFNLPDGWCPTCEGSGQAATLNEKKIIDETKSLNDGAITAPGHNVGEWYWKTYGETGLFDLGKPIKDFSKQDRDMLMYAEPQKIKVDGKNTSYEGLITRVRRLWIDRAEPPKAKQIVNFVADIATTSTCPDCQGARLKEAARTATVNGKTIGELASMQVGDLVGFVEKLGADVGPARDNLLGILTSMVDIGLGYLSLDREAGTLSGGEAQRVKMIRHLGSPLSDVTYVFDEPTIGLHPHDIARMNSLLHDIRDKGNTVLVVEHKPEVILAADNIIDIGPGSGSDGGEVVFMGTPEELKGEDSLTAKYLHTKLELREPRTPTGELTIEGVSRNNVCDVTVTFPLGVLTTVTGVAGSGKSSLVAAALEDRDDVLVVDQTAIRGSRRSNPATYTGILDKIRSKFAKENGVKPALFSSNSDGACPTCKGLGVVYVDLSFTAGVATTCEECGGKRFKDEVLQYKVEGKDISEVLDMSVGQAVKVFKTGEINKVLKRLINVGLPYIKLGQPLTTLSGGERQRLKLAARMTEKAPIIVLDEPTSGLHLADTQTLINMMHDLVDDGRTVIAIEHNLAVMAAADHIIDIGPSAGHDGGRIVFEGAPKDMVNTDTTTATYLKKAT
- a CDS encoding 1,4-dihydroxy-2-naphthoyl-CoA synthase; translated protein: MNPFKPELWQPVPGFEDLTDITYHRLIGETRADGIVRIAFDRPEVRNAFRPHTVDELYRTLDHARRTPDVGTVLLTGNGPSEKDGGWAFCSGGDQRIRGRSGYRYADGETAETVDTAREKVEGGRLHILEVQRLIRTMPKVVIAVVNGWAAGGGHSLHVVCDLTIASREYAKFKQTDADVGSFDAGYGSAYLAKMVGQKFAREIFFLGRTYDAETMQRMGAVNIVADHADLEDEAIQVGREINGKSPTAQRMLKFAFNLTDDGLMGQQVFAGEATRLAYMTDEAVEGKNSFLEKRDPDWSEFPYYY
- a CDS encoding YkvI family membrane protein, with amino-acid sequence MLKKSINIAMAFVGVVVGAGFASGQEALQFFVAFGPWGILGAALTGITFGITGMIVLRFGSYFLANEHTAVFNKVSHPIVARVIDYGIMATLFAVGFVMFAGAGANLEQQFGLPTWIGALIMLVLVIATGFLDIDKVSTVIGAATPVIAVFLIMAMVIAVRQAPSDLGNLQPYAEQVQTGLPNWWISSLNYLGFNVIVAASMSIVIGGSHHDTRAAGWGGLIGGILFGFLLVGLVVSLWVALPVVGEQDMPTLALVNEANPVLGNLMAVVIFMMIYNTAIGMFYSMSRRMTVDKPARFRTVYVAMCLVGFVLSFVGFKALVSVLYPLLGYVGLILIVALLSAYARGRSRITAEIERRETIRELLVRKLHPRAVFTKRHERKLRAEVAASPASDTQLEESIASEVTQELIDDGHLELEQIEPADQIPRDLVGKG
- the menE gene encoding o-succinylbenzoate--CoA ligase, which produces MILEPLVVPSGDPVSILDDLEAAISGTRSLLPLPEKDQSRAATLRASQSVGEPCDAALVMATSGSTGTPKGALLTPVNLVSSADATHQFLGGPGQWHLALPAHHIAGIQVLVRSLLAGIDPTFQDVSGGFSVADFATAATELATTGDRTYTSLVPNQLIKAMETLQGIEALRLFDAILVGGAPLTRDTLRAARELGINVVTTYGSSETAGGCVYNGRAIPGARVRVVGERIHLGGPMIAAGYRNMPDHEAFAEPGWFATSDAGSLTDGVLQVRGRLDNVIITGGLKIQPEVVEQALLNVSGVTGACVVGVSDPRLGQRIVAAYTGSVSPGEVVEGLDDLARWQLPKELRHVEALPLTGPGKVDRVKVSKLFQ
- a CDS encoding glycosyltransferase, which translates into the protein MWIGYVLGQIASFFLTCFRIIPLWIANRVSRTGIPADGDVIISLTTHGRRLTKVYLTLESIARGYVKAPIVLWLDEPDFNSEYPDTLKRLIKRGLQVRCSDGRYGPHTKYWGQFRELAGTSKRVATIDDDMIYPEWFLQNLLFIGDLRSDVVIAYRAHRIELRDGKMLSYAKWTAADTCQASYLHFATGVSGVLYPPGFIEYVVSQGDIFMQLTPRADDVWLHACALRSQHPIRQVYSQPRHFAVIPSTQVGALVVGNTLMGGNDEQIRKVYTEEDLQLLLESSRVED
- a CDS encoding 1,4-dihydroxy-2-naphthoate polyprenyltransferase produces the protein MSQATVADWWEAARPHTWANAFAPVIAGSGVAAFHSGFSWWRALLAAGVAWALIIGVNYANDYSDGVKGTDADRTGPLRLTGSGLAAPAAVKRAAFIAFGVAGVFGIALSLASYWWLILVGIVCILAAWFYTGGSNPYGYRGLGEVAVFTFFGLVAVCGTELTQTGRFSWAGFATAVAVGSVSAAVNLANNLRDIPSDTEAGKITLAVRLGDSGTRTLWLLLTSVPLVVSVLLAFFCTPWALLGLLAVVLLLPASRPITSGAVGPALIPVLGLTGRAMLAWAVLTAGALAFG